The DNA region TTTTGATCCCGCCTACGGGGGTAACGGTTAAAACAGAAACTACCTAATAGTTGTTATTAAATATTAGAacgagtttaaaatttaattaagatttagaaTCTATATAGTGTAAAATAGAAACTAACTCGTAGTTGCTATAACGAGTTTAGGATTTAATATATAGTGTAAAATAGAAAGTAACTCGTAGTTGCTATAACGAGTGTAGGATTTAATATTTAGAGTTATTGTAATTACTAAATatcttctataatatttttaaaatgatttggataaaatctaaataattttaacaagttgataaatatattttgatataatagtattgagagatcctaaattttaaatcttaaactcACTCTGAACACTttgtaataattattaaataatttctaCACACGTTATAATAATTATAGGGTAATTTCTACTGTGTAACCTaaactctaaattttaaatttatcttaaatatattgtagtacctATTAGATGGGATCCTCTGTCCTACTTTTGCTGTGTCCCTATATCTCATTCATTAATTGGAATCATGTATCCTTGAGATCTAGCATAATCTAATGTGATCTGTTAGATGAGTGAATAAGATATGGAGATACAAAGAAAGTGAACTAGAGGATTATCTTAAtccttattaaataatttttatactttATAACAGAAACTCAATAACTTCtatatattataataactacTCAATAATTTTTATAGGTGGTAAAAGTTGTTAGATATATAGCTTCTAAGTTAAGGGGTAtttttaactaaaaatattaaaagggtgcttgatttttttttttttaaaaaaaaagatgccTTTTGAGTTTTGATATATAAAATTTAGAGCCACCTTGTGATTTTTAGGtatatgtatataaaaatttatataattaaataCCCGTAGTGATCAATGCAGACATGATGGCCGCCGGAGACCATTGAGGATGGAAGGACTTGACGTAGGCAGCAGCTCCAGTAACATGAGGGCAAGCCATGGAAGTTCCCGAGATGATGTTGTAGTTTACTCGGCGTGGATCGTACTGGTACAACGACATGGATGCTGCACCTGACCACGCGGCCAATATGTCGATTCCCGGAGCACTAAGATCAGGCTGCACCGCCACCGGAATATTCCATTACAGGAACGCCCATAGAACAAATTCCCATACATCTAAACTAATTAGTACCTTCAAAATGGCCGGTGTTATGGTATTTGGACCTCTCGACGAGAACGAACCCACCACCGGAGCTTTGGAATCATGAACGGCTTCGCTTTTGCGTATATCAGCTAAAACATTCCTGATTCGACTCCCATGATGAGATTGATCGAGCATAGATTAAgctgataaattaataaattaattaattacctGTTGCTGTCGATGTACTGAATGAGTTGGTCGCCGACGGTGCTGTTTACTACCAACGCCGGCAGCGGAAATGCTATTGAGAAATCGGTGAGATTGAAGAAGATGATCGCTCCTTTAGCTCCGGCGTTCAGAGGCCCTGATCCATCCGTCATTTGCCCGCACACGACTATCTTCCCCTTCACCATCTTCGCCTCCAATTGATCGCAACTGCGCATGCATGCCATAGTGCGTGAAGCAATCATTGGCTAACGATTAGAGTTCGTGTGTTTACCTTGGAGAGCTTGCGTTTCCAAAGTAGGTTATCGGATAGAGCTTCTTGTCGGAGCCGAAGGTGTTGATGGAAGCTCCCTGAGGAGAAAAATGGCAGAGCAGAGGAAGAGATTATAGTTCTGTAGAAGAATTGCAGTCGCAGAGTGATCGATCGATCACTCACCACGATGTAGTTGGAGTTTTTTAGGATCAGCTTGTCTATGATGTGGCGATCGGTGGAGCTGGCGGCGGAGACCAGCATCCAGGGGGCCACGTTGCTGACGGTTCCTCTTCCGGGCCCAGCATTGCCGCCGGCGGCCGACGTGAGGATCCCCTTCTTCATGGCGTGGAAGGCGCCGATGGCGATCGGGTCTTCGAAGTAGTCGTCTGCGGAGTAGCCGCCGAGCGAGGCGGAGATGACGTCGACCCCGTCGGCGATCGCGTCGTCGAAGGCGGCCAAGATGTCGGCGCCGAAGCAGCCGAAGGACCAGCAGACTTTGTATACGGCGACCCGGGCGGAAGGGACCGCGCCGCGGGCGACGCCTCCGGCCACGCCGTAGAGGCTGGCGGGGACCTCCCGGCCGGCGGCGGTGGAGGCCGTGTGGGTGCCGTGGCCTTCGAAGTCCCGCGGCGTGGCTTCGTACCCACCGCCGCCAAATTGGTTGTAGTACCGCGCGCCGATGACTTTGCTACAATCGATCAGTAAAATCTTTACTAAATTTCCATTCAGAATCTACACAACAACTATCCCAAATCTTTACTTATTGCAGACAAAATTCACACAGCCGCCTTTCCATTTCGGTGGCGGCGGGCCGAATCCCTCGTCGCTGAAAGCCTCCGACTCCGGCCAGATTCCGGTGTCGATCATGCCGACGACGACATCGCTCTCCGACGCAGGCACCCGTCTCACGTTCTGATAAAACCCCAAGAAATCCCAAGATCTCGTCGTCAGCGGCTTCAGGATTTTGCTCTCGAACACCGAAACCACTCCTTCCACACCTGAACGCAAACGATCGATCATTAACTGCACTTCGATCGCCGTTAACCACCACCATTCGACTAATTAATTACCAGCAAGTTttcctttctccttctcggtgagATTGGCGGCGAGTCCGGCGAAGCTGGTGTAGCTGTAAACCAGCGACTCCCTCGACGAACTGCACCAATTCCGGCAGCTTAATTAATCAATCTACAAATTAACTAACCAGAGGGCGGGCTTCGATTAACAAGCGATTAGCACTTAATTACCATC from Zingiber officinale cultivar Zhangliang chromosome 4B, Zo_v1.1, whole genome shotgun sequence includes:
- the LOC121976016 gene encoding subtilisin-like protease SBT4.3, translated to MVIMSSRNSLCMLPLLAFAALLIASAAAEANGERKVYVVYMGHQPPPPSTAQGWFAEAKYLSILDQVLEGCSSRESLVYSYTSFAGLAANLTEKEKGKLAGVEGVVSVFESKILKPLTTRSWDFLGFYQNVRRVPASESDVVVGMIDTGIWPESEAFSDEGFGPPPPKWKGGCVNFVCNNKVIGARYYNQFGGGGYEATPRDFEGHGTHTASTAAGREVPASLYGVAGGVARGAVPSARVAVYKVCWSFGCFGADILAAFDDAIADGVDVISASLGGYSADDYFEDPIAIGAFHAMKKGILTSAAGGNAGPGRGTVSNVAPWMLVSAASSTDRHIIDKLILKNSNYIVGASINTFGSDKKLYPITYFGNASSPSCDQLEAKMVKGKIVVCGQMTDGSGPLNAGAKGAIIFFNLTDFSIAFPLPALVVNSTVGDQLIQYIDSNRNVLADIRKSEAVHDSKAPVVGSFSSRGPNTITPAILKPDLSAPGIDILAAWSGAASMSLYQYDPRRVNYNIISGTSMACPHVTGAAAYVKSFHPQWSPAAIMSALITTASPMNPSLHPDAELAYGSGQVNPVAARDPGLIYDAAEADYVKMLCDQGYNETQIQLITGDLSSCPGTKLGSPGDLNYPSMAYYVPPNQSFAAGFNRTVTNVGDAATARYAATVNAGGGLRVTVTPGVLRFRRLNEQKKFEVTVWGGPLEVNGIVSAYVTWSDGKHRVRSVVTVFTDYSKD